A window from Candidatus Omnitrophota bacterium encodes these proteins:
- a CDS encoding 16S rRNA (uracil(1498)-N(3))-methyltransferase has translation MSRFYVPPEAVKNGKIYAGKEESRHISSVMRLKEGDEVTVFDGSGEEYTGRIESVKNKGVIINIERTVTSPREPSVRVTLAQVLIKKDKMDYIVEKATELGALEIIPLETGRAVVLPDKAAGGHKLERWQRIAIEAAKQCGRRDLPKIKKINTFDEMLDIFPQYDMVLMPCLSEETIPLNKAITSAKDPKNILLLIGPEGDFTPDEIARSRQKGAILVSLGNLVLKSDTAAVAALAMLRYAYWGQTPTLPGV, from the coding sequence ATGAGTAGATTTTACGTGCCGCCGGAGGCAGTAAAAAATGGTAAGATATACGCCGGTAAAGAAGAGAGCCGGCACATCTCAAGCGTCATGCGCCTTAAGGAAGGCGATGAGGTGACAGTCTTTGACGGTTCCGGCGAGGAATATACCGGCAGAATAGAGTCCGTAAAAAATAAAGGCGTGATCATAAATATAGAAAGGACTGTCACCTCTCCCCGAGAGCCTTCCGTCCGCGTAACTCTCGCGCAAGTCTTGATAAAAAAAGATAAAATGGATTATATTGTCGAGAAGGCCACAGAGCTTGGGGCTCTTGAGATCATTCCCCTTGAAACGGGACGAGCGGTTGTCCTCCCCGACAAAGCCGCCGGCGGCCACAAGCTTGAGAGATGGCAAAGAATAGCGATTGAAGCCGCGAAGCAATGCGGCAGAAGAGATCTGCCAAAGATTAAAAAAATAAATACATTCGATGAGATGCTGGATATATTTCCGCAGTACGATATGGTTCTTATGCCATGTCTGTCCGAAGAGACTATTCCGTTAAACAAGGCGATAACCTCCGCAAAAGATCCTAAAAATATACTTCTTCTGATAGGCCCCGAAGGCGATTTTACCCCCGACGAGATCGCGCGCTCGCGCCAAAAAGGGGCTATTCTCGTTTCGCTGGGCAATCTTGTGCTAAAAAGCGATACCGCCGCAGTCGCAGCCCTCGCGATGCTGAGATACGCTTATTGGGGTCAGACCCCAACACTACCAGGGGTCTGA
- the mtaB gene encoding tRNA (N(6)-L-threonylcarbamoyladenosine(37)-C(2))-methylthiotransferase MtaB — MKTCAFYTLGCKVNQYETQSIRENFIKAGYEEKDFSRPCDVYVINTCTVTEKTDKESRRLIRKAHRQNPEAKIVVTGCYVELDRAEISAIDGISFMIKNKDKDKIADIVDSKKTEPRLRPAAEYPEPGISDFKDRSKAFLKIQDGCNNFCSYCKVPLVRGYSRSRSEEAVIAEAKRLLKKGFKEIVLTGICLGAWGEEYTPKKSIESLLRKLTAIKGDFRIRLSSIEPKYVNNGLLGAIKRSPKICKHLHIPLQSGDDNILKMMNRPYTFREYAKIVQNARRKIPGIAVTTDILIGFPSEGSKNFQNTCKLIAKIRPSRIHIFPYSKREGTAASKLQGELPKNIVAGRMKIMKALAEQYSYEFRKKFNGKTVKVLVEAERDKKTGLLKGYDDHYINVLIGGTLGKKNERYISKVIPVRIQKVDKELTLASLI, encoded by the coding sequence ATGAAGACGTGCGCTTTTTATACATTGGGCTGCAAGGTCAATCAATACGAGACTCAATCGATCCGCGAGAATTTTATAAAAGCCGGCTACGAAGAAAAAGATTTTAGCCGGCCATGCGATGTCTACGTAATAAACACCTGCACAGTCACAGAAAAGACCGACAAAGAATCCCGCCGCCTCATAAGAAAGGCGCATCGGCAGAACCCCGAAGCAAAAATTGTCGTTACCGGCTGCTACGTGGAGCTTGACCGCGCCGAAATAAGCGCTATAGACGGGATTTCCTTCATGATAAAGAACAAAGACAAAGATAAAATAGCAGATATCGTAGATTCAAAAAAAACTGAGCCGCGCCTACGGCCGGCAGCAGAATATCCGGAGCCGGGCATCTCCGATTTTAAAGACAGATCAAAGGCGTTTCTTAAGATTCAGGACGGCTGCAATAATTTTTGTTCATATTGCAAGGTGCCGCTTGTAAGGGGTTATTCGAGGAGCCGGAGTGAGGAGGCGGTAATAGCCGAAGCAAAGCGCCTTTTAAAAAAGGGATTCAAAGAAATAGTGCTCACCGGTATCTGCCTTGGCGCGTGGGGCGAGGAATATACTCCGAAAAAATCTATAGAAAGCCTACTTAGGAAACTTACCGCCATAAAAGGCGATTTCAGAATACGCCTAAGTTCAATAGAACCTAAATATGTGAACAATGGCCTGCTCGGCGCAATAAAAAGATCGCCGAAGATATGCAAGCATCTTCATATACCGCTTCAAAGCGGCGACGATAATATCCTTAAGATGATGAACCGCCCGTACACATTTCGCGAATACGCAAAGATAGTTCAGAATGCCCGGCGCAAAATACCGGGCATAGCCGTAACTACCGATATATTGATAGGTTTTCCATCCGAAGGCAGCAAGAATTTCCAGAACACCTGTAAGCTTATAGCGAAGATCAGGCCCTCGCGCATCCATATCTTTCCTTACAGTAAAAGAGAAGGGACTGCTGCCTCAAAATTGCAGGGAGAACTCCCCAAAAATATTGTGGCCGGCAGGATGAAAATTATGAAAGCCCTGGCCGAACAGTATTCTTATGAATTTCGAAAAAAATTTAACGGCAAGACAGTAAAGGTGCTGGTTGAAGCCGAAAGGGACAAAAAAACCGGGCTTTTAAAGGGTTACGATGATCACTATATAAATGTCTTGATAGGCGGCACACTTGGCAAAAAGAACGAAAGATATATATCCAAAGTCATTCCGGTTAGGATACAAAAGGTAGATAAAGAGCTGACTCTTGCATCTCTCATATAA